From the Sphingomonas phyllosphaerae 5.2 genome, one window contains:
- a CDS encoding aspartate-semialdehyde dehydrogenase: MGYRVVVAGATGNVGREMVNILAERQFPADEIAVLASSRSVGDQIEYGDTGRMLKIQNIEHFDPAGWDIALFAIGSEATAIYAPRFAAAGCTVIDNSSLYRMDPDVPLVVPEVNPEAIDGYRARNIIANPNCSTAQMVVALKPLHDAATIKRVVVATYQSVSGAGKIGMDELFEQSRNIFVGDPAEPKKFTKQIAFNVIPHIDSFLDDGSTKEEWKMVVETKKILGTKIKVTATCVRVPVFVGHSEALNVEFENEISAEQAQHILREAPGVMLIDKREDGGYITPIESAGDDATYVSRVREDPTVENGLALWCVSDNLRKGAALNAVQIAELLGRRHLKKADDIGDDDLRAVLTAD, translated from the coding sequence ATGGGTTACCGGGTAGTGGTGGCGGGGGCCACGGGCAACGTCGGACGCGAGATGGTCAACATCCTGGCCGAGCGGCAATTCCCGGCCGACGAGATCGCGGTGCTGGCCTCGTCGCGGTCCGTGGGTGACCAGATTGAATATGGCGACACCGGCCGGATGCTCAAGATCCAGAACATCGAGCATTTCGACCCCGCCGGCTGGGACATCGCGCTGTTCGCGATCGGCAGCGAGGCGACCGCTATCTATGCGCCCAGGTTCGCCGCGGCCGGCTGCACCGTGATCGACAATTCGTCGCTCTACCGCATGGACCCGGATGTGCCGCTGGTCGTGCCGGAGGTGAATCCGGAGGCGATCGACGGCTATCGGGCCAGGAACATCATCGCCAACCCGAATTGCTCGACGGCGCAGATGGTGGTCGCGCTCAAGCCGCTGCACGACGCCGCGACGATCAAGCGCGTGGTGGTCGCGACGTACCAGTCGGTGTCGGGCGCTGGCAAGATCGGCATGGACGAACTGTTCGAGCAGAGCCGCAACATCTTCGTCGGCGATCCGGCCGAACCGAAGAAGTTCACCAAGCAGATCGCGTTCAACGTGATCCCGCATATCGACAGCTTCCTGGACGACGGCTCGACCAAGGAAGAGTGGAAGATGGTGGTCGAGACCAAGAAGATCCTCGGTACGAAGATCAAGGTGACCGCGACCTGCGTGCGCGTGCCCGTCTTCGTGGGCCATTCCGAGGCGTTGAACGTCGAGTTCGAGAACGAGATCTCCGCGGAACAGGCGCAGCATATCCTGCGCGAGGCGCCGGGGGTGATGCTGATCGACAAGCGCGAGGACGGGGGATACATCACCCCGATCGAGAGCGCCGGCGACGACGCCACGTACGTCAGCCGCGTGCGTGAGGATCCCACCGTCGAGAACGGGCTGGCGCTGTGGTGCGTCAGCGACAACCTTCGCAAGGGCGCGGCGCTGAACGCAGTGCAGATCGCCGAATTGCTCGGGCGGCGACACCTGAAGAAGGCCGACGATATCGGCGACGACGACCTGCGCGCGGTGTTGACCGCCGATTGA
- a CDS encoding YitT family protein codes for MNHDQVIPHSAVEDAYALTLGCILVVLGLALLHAAGLVTGGTAGIALLISYAVPLPTGVLFTLINLPFMWLAWKAMGRRFTLRTVAVGLGVAGLGTWTRLGLTIAHIDPAFAALAGGSVIGFGALALARHHAGIGGTGVVTLWLQKRRGWNAGRTQLAIDALILLAALAFLPPERVGWSAVSSAAVSGILIAWHRPGRYRGY; via the coding sequence GTGAACCACGATCAAGTCATCCCGCATTCGGCGGTCGAGGATGCGTACGCCCTGACGCTCGGCTGCATTCTGGTCGTGCTCGGCCTTGCGCTGCTCCACGCCGCAGGGCTGGTGACCGGCGGCACCGCGGGAATCGCGCTGCTGATCTCCTATGCCGTGCCGTTACCGACCGGCGTGCTCTTCACGCTCATCAACCTGCCCTTCATGTGGCTGGCGTGGAAGGCGATGGGGCGGCGCTTCACGCTGCGCACCGTCGCCGTCGGGCTGGGCGTCGCCGGGCTGGGTACGTGGACCCGGCTGGGGCTGACGATCGCGCATATCGATCCCGCGTTCGCAGCGCTGGCGGGCGGATCGGTGATCGGGTTCGGCGCGCTGGCGCTCGCGCGGCACCACGCCGGCATCGGCGGGACCGGTGTGGTGACGTTGTGGCTGCAGAAAAGGCGCGGCTGGAATGCGGGGCGGACGCAACTGGCGATCGACGCGCTGATCCTGCTGGCCGCGCTCGCGTTCCTCCCCCCCGAGCGGGTCGGCTGGTCGGCGGTGTCGTCGGCGGCGGTCAGCGGCATCCTGATCGCGTGGCATAGGCCGGGGCGCTACCGGGGCTATTGA
- a CDS encoding GFA family protein → MARMMTGGCQCGSVRYSVEVSDDDAYLCHCRMCQRATGGVFAALKQVPRAAVAWTTREPDRRASSEIAVRGFCAVCGTPLTYEGHGSDQLDLTVGSFDDAGRLRPVGHFGVESRHEGWRDTRDLPDKRTDELPNIVSKWINLRGKLPD, encoded by the coding sequence ATGGCCCGCATGATGACCGGAGGCTGCCAATGCGGCAGCGTGCGCTACAGCGTCGAGGTCTCCGACGACGACGCGTATCTCTGCCACTGCCGGATGTGCCAGCGCGCGACCGGCGGCGTCTTCGCCGCGCTGAAGCAGGTGCCGCGCGCCGCAGTGGCGTGGACGACGCGCGAACCCGACCGCCGCGCATCGTCGGAGATCGCGGTGCGCGGCTTCTGCGCCGTGTGCGGTACGCCGCTTACCTACGAAGGGCACGGCTCCGACCAGCTCGACCTGACGGTCGGCAGTTTCGACGACGCCGGTCGCCTGCGCCCGGTCGGACATTTCGGCGTCGAGAGCCGGCACGAGGGCTGGCGCGACACGCGCGACCTGCCGGACAAGCGCACCGACGAACTCCCCAATATCGTCAGCAAATGGATAAACCTGCGTGGCAAGCTCCCCGACTGA
- a CDS encoding alpha/beta fold hydrolase encodes MASSPTETRFFDSFDGQRIAWRELGEGRPVVLIHGFFSNAQTNWIKYGHAAAIAAAGFRVIMPDLRAHGESARPHDAAAYPPDALARDGHALVAHLGLTDYDLGGYSLGARTTVRMLATGAAPRRVVIAGMGLDGITRVDRRAGHFRNILTNLGRHERGSPEWMAEAFLKTTGGDPVALLGIIDTFVGTPGAVLDTIVQPVLVASGKDDDDNGSAPALADALPQARYVEVPGNHMSAVTKPELGHAIAGFLAG; translated from the coding sequence GTGGCAAGCTCCCCGACTGAAACGCGCTTTTTCGACAGCTTCGATGGCCAGCGGATCGCGTGGCGCGAGCTGGGCGAAGGGCGGCCGGTGGTGCTGATCCACGGCTTCTTCTCCAATGCGCAGACCAACTGGATCAAATACGGCCATGCCGCCGCGATCGCCGCGGCCGGCTTCCGCGTCATCATGCCAGACCTGCGCGCGCACGGCGAAAGTGCGCGGCCGCATGACGCCGCCGCCTATCCGCCCGACGCGCTCGCCCGTGACGGGCACGCACTGGTCGCGCACCTGGGGCTTACGGACTATGATCTTGGCGGCTACTCGCTGGGTGCGCGCACCACGGTGCGGATGCTGGCGACCGGCGCGGCGCCGCGGCGCGTGGTAATCGCGGGCATGGGGCTGGACGGGATCACGCGCGTCGATCGCCGCGCCGGGCATTTTCGCAACATCCTGACCAATCTAGGCCGGCACGAGCGCGGGAGCCCGGAATGGATGGCAGAGGCGTTCCTGAAGACCACTGGCGGTGATCCGGTCGCACTGCTGGGAATCATCGACACGTTCGTGGGCACGCCCGGGGCGGTGCTCGATACGATCGTGCAGCCGGTATTGGTGGCGAGTGGCAAGGACGACGACGACAACGGCTCGGCACCGGCGCTGGCCGATGCTTTGCCGCAGGCGCGCTACGTCGAGGTGCCCGGCAACCACATGAGCGCCGTGACGAAGCCGGAGCTCGGCCACGCGATTGCGGGGTTCCTCGCGGGATAA
- a CDS encoding AMP nucleosidase, with amino-acid sequence MTANDLVRELDRLYTASVDRLKAAITAYIADGSVPDRAARNDGAFAYPEIRLRFAGDDGRPTPMRSFGRLVSPGEYRISVTKPAVFADYLVEQLTLLIEDYDVDVSAVPGTQEIPYPYVIDAGHALSLDATSAAELARFFPTTELAFIGDEIADGLWASIDGTRPLALFDGLRTDFSLARLRHYTGTPPEHVQRYVLFTNYHRYVDEFVRWGAQQVTDGGRFTALSGPGGVLFTAGDDPAILDDSAWRRLQMPAYHLMADDRTGITLVNIGVGPSNAKTICDHLAVMRPEAWVMIGHCGGLRPSQRIGDYVLAHAYLRDDHVLDDMLPPEIPVPAIAEVQQALARAAETVSGQTGDELKRRLRTGTIVTTDDRNWELRYARSALRFSLSRAVAIDMESATIAAQGYRFRVPYGTLLCVSDKPLHGELKLPGQANRFYERAISEHMRIGIETCEELRREGAKLHSRKLRAFNEPPFR; translated from the coding sequence ATGACAGCCAACGACCTCGTCCGGGAACTCGACCGGCTCTACACCGCCTCCGTCGATCGACTGAAGGCAGCCATCACCGCCTATATCGCCGACGGTAGCGTTCCCGACCGCGCGGCGCGAAACGACGGCGCCTTCGCCTATCCCGAGATCCGCCTGCGCTTTGCGGGCGATGATGGCCGACCCACGCCGATGCGGTCGTTCGGACGGCTGGTCAGCCCCGGCGAATATCGCATCAGCGTCACCAAGCCGGCGGTCTTCGCGGACTATCTCGTGGAGCAGCTCACGCTGCTGATCGAGGATTACGATGTCGACGTATCCGCTGTACCGGGTACGCAGGAAATTCCCTACCCCTATGTCATCGACGCCGGCCACGCGCTGAGCCTCGACGCGACATCGGCGGCGGAGCTGGCCCGCTTCTTTCCGACGACCGAGCTCGCCTTCATTGGCGACGAGATCGCCGACGGGTTGTGGGCGTCGATCGACGGCACGCGCCCGCTGGCGCTGTTCGACGGGTTGCGCACCGACTTCAGCCTGGCGCGGCTGCGGCACTATACCGGCACCCCGCCCGAGCATGTCCAGCGTTACGTGCTGTTCACCAACTATCATCGCTACGTCGACGAATTCGTCCGCTGGGGCGCGCAGCAGGTGACGGATGGCGGGCGCTTTACCGCGCTCTCTGGCCCGGGTGGCGTGCTTTTCACGGCCGGGGACGATCCCGCGATACTGGACGACAGCGCGTGGCGGCGGTTGCAGATGCCGGCCTATCACCTGATGGCCGACGACCGCACCGGCATCACGCTCGTCAACATCGGCGTCGGTCCCTCGAACGCCAAGACGATCTGCGACCATCTCGCGGTGATGCGGCCCGAGGCGTGGGTGATGATCGGCCATTGCGGCGGTTTGCGTCCGTCGCAGCGGATCGGCGACTATGTCCTCGCACACGCTTATCTGCGCGACGATCATGTGCTCGACGACATGCTGCCCCCCGAGATCCCGGTTCCGGCGATCGCCGAGGTCCAGCAGGCGCTGGCGCGTGCCGCCGAGACGGTATCCGGGCAAACCGGCGACGAATTGAAGCGGCGGCTGCGGACCGGCACGATCGTGACCACCGACGATCGCAATTGGGAGCTGCGTTATGCGCGCTCGGCGTTGCGCTTTTCGTTGAGCCGCGCCGTCGCGATCGACATGGAATCGGCGACGATCGCGGCGCAAGGCTACCGCTTTCGCGTACCCTATGGGACGTTGCTGTGCGTCTCGGACAAGCCGCTGCACGGCGAATTGAAGCTGCCGGGCCAGGCCAATCGCTTCTACGAACGCGCGATCAGCGAGCATATGCGGATCGGAATCGAGACGTGTGAAGAGCTGCGTCGCGAGGGCGCAAAGCTGCACAGCCGCAAGCTGCGCGCCTTCAACGAGCCGCCGTTTCGCTGA
- a CDS encoding peroxiredoxin, which produces MTISVGDTLPSVTLTRLTSDGREPVDTASYFKGRRVALFAVPGAYTPTCSAKHLPGFVEKAEALKARGIDEIACTAVNDPFVLEAWAKASDAQGVTMLADGNGDFATALGLDMDGSKFGMGRRSQRYAMVVNDGTVESLFVEEPGEFRVSSADHMLDTL; this is translated from the coding sequence ATGACCATCAGCGTCGGCGATACCCTACCCTCCGTAACCCTCACCCGGCTCACCTCCGACGGGCGCGAGCCGGTCGACACCGCCAGCTATTTCAAGGGTCGCCGCGTCGCGCTGTTCGCGGTGCCGGGCGCCTACACGCCCACTTGCTCCGCCAAGCACCTGCCGGGATTCGTCGAGAAGGCCGAGGCGCTGAAGGCCAGGGGGATCGACGAGATCGCGTGCACCGCCGTCAACGATCCTTTCGTGCTCGAGGCTTGGGCGAAGGCCAGCGACGCGCAGGGCGTGACGATGCTTGCGGACGGCAATGGCGATTTCGCCACCGCGCTCGGGCTCGACATGGACGGCAGCAAGTTCGGCATGGGCCGCCGCAGCCAGCGTTACGCGATGGTCGTCAACGACGGCACCGTCGAGTCGCTGTTCGTCGAGGAACCCGGCGAATTCCGGGTCAGTTCCGCCGACCACATGCTCGACACGCTGTGA
- a CDS encoding YqgE/AlgH family protein yields MEQATFMTGQFLLAMPGIGDARFDHSVIAMCSHDEQGALGVGVGAIVNGLGLHEVLEQLEIAPGAAPDAPVHFGGPVEPRRGFVLHTGDWGGQDTIDVAGRWRLSGTLDVLRAIASGKGPSRWLVALGYVGWGPGQLEGELTRHGWLNVPDTPDMLFDTPVEERWTRGFVAAGVDPRLLSTQSGHS; encoded by the coding sequence ATGGAGCAAGCGACTTTCATGACGGGGCAATTCCTGCTCGCGATGCCGGGGATCGGCGACGCGCGGTTCGACCATTCGGTGATCGCGATGTGCAGCCACGACGAGCAGGGTGCGCTGGGCGTCGGCGTCGGCGCGATCGTCAACGGGCTGGGGCTGCATGAGGTGCTGGAGCAGCTGGAGATCGCGCCGGGCGCGGCGCCCGACGCGCCGGTGCATTTCGGCGGACCGGTGGAGCCTCGGCGCGGATTCGTGCTGCATACCGGCGACTGGGGCGGGCAGGACACGATCGACGTTGCGGGGCGCTGGCGCCTTTCGGGCACCCTCGACGTGCTGCGCGCGATCGCATCCGGCAAGGGGCCGTCGCGCTGGCTGGTGGCGCTCGGCTATGTCGGCTGGGGGCCGGGGCAGCTGGAGGGCGAACTGACGCGGCACGGCTGGCTGAACGTGCCCGACACGCCCGACATGCTGTTCGACACGCCGGTGGAGGAACGCTGGACGCGCGGTTTCGTCGCCGCGGGGGTCGATCCGCGGCTGCTGTCGACGCAGAGCGGACACAGCTGA